The Rosa rugosa chromosome 1, drRosRugo1.1, whole genome shotgun sequence genomic sequence aGGAAAAAAAGGGGCCAACATGAAAATCAAGGAGAGTGATTGGAGATTTCGATTGGAGGAAATCAAGGGAGATTTTTAAGGGCAAAaagatattcttggaggagtTAATTATGTGTTGCCGTAAAAagccaagagagaaacaaggaaataACGTGGAAAATCAAGGTGATTGACGCCACACAAGGAATGATATGCATAGAGATTTTCAAGGGAGAATTTTAAGGAAATAAGaagtccaaaacaagtctaggttcatcctacaattcctaaaggaattttggccgaaaataaagaagaaaatcagaattaattcatggatatttcggcaagaatatatgcagaaaattatggacttattttggatctttatgattggttggatgacataacAAAGGTGACATGGCACtctgtgattggtcgaagctatgATTATTAGGCAATAATATGAtaggcaataatatggttactgggtattattggggggcaataaattcagccgccggaatccggtcactagtccggtagccggattcgagATTTCGGCGACTATTTACCGGATTCCGGTGATCcgttgccggaatccggtcaccagagTCCGCGGCTACCACTGGTCACCGGGGcttagcaaggtggaggatgacttctctctctaagtgagaaagaaggagagggcaaaaaagtcccaaaaataaataaaaagaattaaaaaagaattaattgggtaaaggggaaataatcccttagagtgttttgggtaaatggggtttttaaactcttcgttgtgtaagtgggcaattgttaagctgaaattgggtaaacgaTCATTTCCCCTATTGTTTAACTTAAAGACTTAGAAGgtgttttggaatttgattagaACATAAAGTCATTAAAGTGTTCATGTCATTTGTACTATGAACCATATTAAGCTGTCAATTATCAAGTTGTTAAACTAAGACCTTGTCAAGCTTTCGTTTTGTAAAGTTTTTAATTGTACCATCAAATAATGAAATGTTTATTATTTACAATTATCATGTATTCAGTGTGTTTGATAAATAAATTGAGTTACCTCTCTAGGTTTCTCTCTCACCTCAGAAACCCTAAGGCCTAAGCCGTTCGAATTCTTGATCTCGTCCGGCAGCGCCCGGATGTTGGGATGGCCTTTGGCCTCCTACCGTCATAgggttgctgccggacgggagaacTACTGCCCATGGTGACTTCGTCGGAGGAATGCGCTCTGGCTTTTCAGTTGGTTCGGCTGGGATGGTTCAAATGGTGGTCGGGCTGCACGGGCCGGTATTACGATCCCCACCGATGGGTTTCCTGGATCGCAGGCGTCAGGGATCTCGATCGATGGCGGTGGGGTTTTGGGGCAGCCTGGATCGGGGATGGTTTTGGTCTGTAGTGATGCAGGTCGTGGCGGCGTTGCTTGGGCGTCGTGGTGATGCAGGTCGGTGCGGTTTGAAACACCAAGAGGATGGCGTGGCAGTGCACAGCGTAGCGACGTGGATCGGGTGACGTGGATCGGATGGATCTTGCCGGATGGTGCTGTAAGACAGGGATGGGATGAGCAGGCTGACTGGCCCGAACTGGTTTGATGGGCCTGGGGCGAACTTCCTTGCGGATTACCATGTTGGGCTGCAAATtattgggctgggtttctgcccTAGTCCAATGtttatttgggctagggtttagggcctaggcccaaccctatgtttttaagCTTTAtctaaattacaataattccttgtattaggaaactaGGCACCGATGTGCACTTTATGCATGTCTCTGTAGCGTCTCTgaagtagtaccgaaggaggatatccgctatcTCTACGATCTGAAATGTATAATAAGTGGGTCTATTTCTgcgtaccattgtgggtactaccactaccttcttgtctgtctatgtccttaaatgacagcggcagggtatgtaacggcctattctggcttgtgatgaatatactatttcgccccgtgggcttgattcaaaaaaaaaataataaaaaaaaaaaattgagttgtTAACCTTAAAATTTTTGGGGTCCTGCAAGATATGCTTTGAAGAAACACACCGCTAATAGACTAGTATATTGCTTCTCCCCATCTACTGAGCGTATTCCAGATTGTATAGCCTCCTCATTGTCAAGGTAACTAGCTCTTATAATCAATCGCATATTAAATTAGGTTCATTTGgtgttttcatattttttttttatgattcccGCCCAGAATATTATTTCCATTGTGATAAAAAAATTCATATCAAagttttaatagttaatttaaAATCTAAGAGTCTTAGTAGAGCTGTTAACTCATTAGAAACCCCAAAAAATCTCTCCATTGAATATATGAATGAAGCAACCATGCATGTTTCATCTATTCATTTATTAATCTGTATAGATGATTACATTGGAAGGATAGGAAGGTATACAATTTCACCTATGCAGTTACTGTACTAAAGAAAATGAGAAGTAGTTTTCTATGCTAGTTCATTAGTCTGTTTGAGAATGTAAGCTTACTTGGTTTCTGTTTGGTGTCTAGGCATTAGTTGTATTCTTAAACTCTGATAAACTCTACTTAGAAGCTTTGACACTTACCAATACCACTTGTTGGTTCTGTAAATTCTAGGAATTTATCTTCATTCTAGGATGTATGTGTTGATAACTTAGCAGACTTATGACAATCTATTTTATTAATGTCTTATTCAATATTGTCCAGTTCCAACTTCAATGGGGACACAAGAGGCATCCGTAAGTGTTGAAATTTATCATGAAGATCCAAAGTGAAGCTGGCCTCTTAAGAAACAAGATGTATTTCAAGTGGAATGTGCTATGAATGTTTGAGGCAATCCACCCCTATGTACTTtaggtttattttttttattggttttGCTATAAGCTTCATCTGTGATTGCTTTCACAACATTTGTTTGCATGCTACTCAACTTTTGATATAAGTGAAGGTTCTTTGCAACAAGTAAAGAATTAGTCAGATTTGTTATTCTTCTTATTTATAAATTTTTGGGTGATATTGGAACAATAGagcattgattttttttttttatatttaaaaaaattaaatttacgGTGTGCAAAGTATGCCTTAAACTAAATTTTATGGCGTGCAAAGCATGCCTTAAAGCAAATTTTACAGCATGCTTTTGGGTCATTTAATTACGGCGTGTAAAGCAAATTTTACTGCGTGCTTTTGAGTTATTTACAACGTGAAAAACAAATTTTACGGCGTGTTTTTGGGTCATTTACGACATACattatgcacgccgtaaaaaaGTAGTTACCATTCCTACTCCAGGTATTGTTGATGACCTCTGAACAGAGAcctgtcaccaacaacaaggccATGAATTGAGCTCTAAACAAGAGCATCATACACCATCTTGTCAACCAGTCCCTGATCAATCCCATCAACATTAATTGGCCTTGTGCTACTTTCATCCTGGGTCTCCCTAGCTACAAATTTGCCACCATTGGCAGGCAAAACTTGAGAGGGTTGAGACATGGTCTTCACCATCTTGTCAACCAGTCCCTAATCAATCCCATCAACATTAATTGGCCTTGTGCTACTTTCATCCTGGGTCTCCCTAGATACAAATTAATTTGCCACCATTGGCAGGCAAAACTTGAGAGGGTTGAGACATGGTCTTCACCATCTTGTCAACCAGTCCCTGATCATCCCATCAACATTAATTGGCCTTGTGCTTCTTTCATCCTGGGTCTCCCTAGCTACAAATTTGCCACCATTGGCAGGCAAAACTTGAGAGGGTTGAGACATGGTCTTCAACTGGCCGGGTCTTGAAGATTTGGTTAGTGGGGTTCTGTAATCTTGATTGAGAAAATAAGGTGGTACTGGGATTTGAGTGGAGAAGGGTGGTGGTATCAGCGGTGAGAGGAATGGAAAGTGAAGCACCCATCTTTCATGATTCCTATTTGAAAATGCGAAATATAACATCTTCGGCATAATATTTAAGCGTTTAATTAACCGTGTCGACCTAATTAATTAGTGAATCACGTAGGTTAACCATGTTCAATCCGAACTGGGAAATATGTTGTATCTAGCAACGAATCAAACTCCAAATATAAAAAGGATCGACTAAGTAAGTTGAATCCGAGCTGGGAAATATGTTGTATCTAGCAACGAATCTAATTCCAAATATGAAAAGGACATACTAACTCGCACAAAGTGATGAGATTTGCAAGATATATAAAAGGTAACCAAAAATGGGTTCAACCAAACAAAGACAATAACAGTAAAGTTTTGTTAGCCATTAGTGTTCATAAGCCCTAAAAGTTTTCCAGTAAGTTCATGCAACTTAATTAGACGGAGCCTTCTTCCATCCACTTCGCAAGTTGTAACAGGAAACGCATGACTTCCGTTGGATCACGTAACGAGTAGGATGCTTCGGTCTCCCTTGGAGTGGAAGAAACAACAATGGGAATACCTCGCCCAATTGTCTTTATAGCCTGGGAAAAACCACAACAAATCATTTAGGTAATAAGCCACTTAAGGCCAATATGTCCTTCCCAAAAGATAAAATACAGCTCTGAATGACCTTAAGTGTAAGAACCTATCTTATATAAGTATACCTTAAAAGCATCTTCATCAGTTTTGTCATCTCCTATAAACACTGGGATAACATCATTACTTGAGCTGCCAAAATCGGGTGTGTCTAGCAAATATTGCAAGGCCCGACCTTTGTCCCAGTCGATCTTAGGGCGTATTTCCATAACCTGCTCAACACAATTCTGATTAATCATCCACAGCCTCTCTGGAAAAACATTCATGGTCGATCAAAAGCACATACATAATTGTCACAATACCTTTTTCCCTTCCGATATGCGAAAGTTATCGTAAGCTTCCATGAAAGATTCAACCGTCCCTTTAAGTTTGTCCACCTTCTGCATGAGCATATATAAATACAGTCTGCTTTAGCCTTAATTGGATCAGTTTGATAATTAACAAAGTATACTAAGATCAAAATTATAAAATGTGCTGACCTCTTCTTTGACGCACCGATAGTGCACAGAGATGCAGAATGTATTATCTTCTATCATGGCACCTTCTATACCCTTTATTTCTTCTTCCAGTGCCGTCTTTATCTGCAGCATGTTATTTTCACTAATAAATACATGATGAAACATCAATGCAGTTAATGAAAATTCTTAATATATATGTCAAAAGTCAAAAATATGTTTACCTTTTTAATGGTGGGCAAAAAATCTACGGCTGGACGAAAGACATCGGATTCATTTCCCTTAAAAATAAGATCTTATaagatatttttttctttttcttttcaaaatatAATTCGAATTAAATATGATCCGTGGAGAAATTAATAATAGTTAATTTAGACCTAGCTAGCTACTTACTTTTCCATCAGTGGTTCTAGATTGATGCTTATGGTTACTATATTTTGAAGAGGCTGATGGGGTCGATATATCCAAGCCGTGGCTTCCAGCATAACAGAGATTGTCTAATTTCACAAAGTCATGGACCTAGCAGCATGAATAACCATtaatatatatgagaaaaggaGAATTAAGAATATCGATGACAAGAATTAGGTTAACTAAATAATTAGTTGACAGACTAATATGATTGATCACCTTATCTCGACGCCTTCCAGAAATGATTGCAGTAGGGAAACAGTTAGCAACTTGATCTACGGCTGATCGCATCTGCAAATTTTCATCAGTGAATTGGGTCAAATTTCATATCGGTATGTACTTTGATAGTATGGGCATATTATGAAGTACGTATTATTAATTAGGTCGTATTACATACTGCTTCAGTCATGAAAGCTTGATCAGGGTCTGGTACGATATGGGAAAGAGTACCGTCGTAATCCAACAAGACGACGATTTTCTTTCCCTTGGCAGCTGCCATGCTCGTCATCATCATGTCTTCAAAACCATCTAAAGCAGATGGATGATTTGCCTGCACTTCATGTATTCATATAGTAAATAGCCGGCCTTAACGATCTTAAACCCTAGACTATGAGCATGGCTAAGTTAAAAGATTACCAGCCATGAAGTATGAGATCCCACATCATCAGTTGGTTCTCTATTATCTTCGTGGCCTCTTGCTTTCCAGGACTCCGTTTCATCTTGGTGTCCCATACAGAACTATATTCTTTAgaacaaaaaaccaaaatcagaacAAGTAACGCCTTGGCCACCAAGTGATTATGTCATTTATAAAGATGCAAAACATTGGCAAGGTAGGTTCAATATATACATTTCCATGTACGGACCAAATACGTAGACATACATATTGACCGAATACACAAACTGACAAACCACGTATAAGTAAGTTGAGAAATAAATTGATTG encodes the following:
- the LOC133734360 gene encoding probable trehalose-phosphate phosphatase 3; the encoded protein is MGHQDETESWKARGHEDNREPTDDVGSHTSWLANHPSALDGFEDMMMTSMAAAKGKKIVVLLDYDGTLSHIVPDPDQAFMTEAMRSAVDQVANCFPTAIISGRRRDKVHDFVKLDNLCYAGSHGLDISTPSASSKYSNHKHQSRTTDGKGNESDVFRPAVDFLPTIKKIKTALEEEIKGIEGAMIEDNTFCISVHYRCVKEEKVDKLKGTVESFMEAYDNFRISEGKKVMEIRPKIDWDKGRALQYLLDTPDFGSSSNDVIPVFIGDDKTDEDAFKAIKTIGRGIPIVVSSTPRETEASYSLRDPTEVMRFLLQLAKWMEEGSV